One genomic region from Verrucomicrobiia bacterium encodes:
- a CDS encoding TIGR00730 family Rossman fold protein: MSETKAARLAEDPWRVFKIMSEFVDSFDTLSHLGAAVTVFGSARTRPDDPYYKATVALTEGLARQGVATITGGGPGIMEAANRGTSHVKGVPSVGLNIELPFEQKGNRYANVSINFHYFFTRKVSLVKYSMGFVFMPGGFGTLDELFEVVTLVQTHRIPSFPLILFGKGYWQGLLDWMREVLEPGQLISPGDLSLLRVTDDSAEAVGWILEYRRSVGVPEQVPAAFR, encoded by the coding sequence ATGTCTGAAACCAAGGCGGCCCGCCTGGCTGAGGATCCGTGGAGGGTCTTCAAAATCATGTCCGAGTTTGTGGATTCCTTCGACACCCTGTCGCACCTCGGCGCGGCGGTCACCGTGTTCGGGAGTGCGCGGACACGTCCGGACGACCCCTACTACAAGGCCACCGTAGCCCTGACGGAGGGGTTGGCGCGGCAGGGGGTCGCCACCATCACCGGCGGCGGCCCGGGCATCATGGAGGCCGCGAACCGCGGAACCTCGCATGTCAAGGGCGTGCCCAGCGTGGGCCTGAACATCGAGCTGCCCTTCGAGCAGAAGGGCAACCGCTACGCCAATGTCTCGATCAACTTTCACTACTTCTTCACCCGCAAGGTCTCCCTGGTGAAGTACAGCATGGGTTTTGTGTTCATGCCCGGTGGATTCGGAACGCTCGACGAACTCTTCGAGGTCGTGACCCTGGTCCAGACGCACCGCATCCCGTCCTTTCCCCTGATCCTGTTTGGAAAAGGCTACTGGCAGGGGCTGCTGGACTGGATGCGGGAGGTGCTGGAGCCCGGGCAGTTGATCTCGCCTGGAGATTTGTCGCTGTTGCGGGTGACTGACGATTCAGCCGAGGCGGTGGGATGGATCCTGGAGTACCGACGCAGCGTGGGCGTACCCGAGCAGGTGCCTGCGGCGTTTCGCTGA
- a CDS encoding flavodoxin domain-containing protein, giving the protein MNRILVLFDSKTGNVARMAALIAEGAQSVPDTEVRVRSVEDAAAAAADVLWCDGLAVGSPTNMGILSWQMKRFWDETMGEHWMAVDGKIACAFSSAGGWGGGMELACQSLLTVLMNFGFLVFGVTDYSGRHMTLHYGAVAAKEPREEETRESCRILGRRLAEWTAALVHGRQDQHPLRKSTPRMPPG; this is encoded by the coding sequence ATGAACCGAATTCTCGTCCTGTTCGATTCCAAGACCGGCAACGTGGCCCGCATGGCAGCGCTCATCGCCGAAGGGGCGCAGTCCGTTCCGGACACCGAGGTGCGTGTCCGTTCGGTGGAGGATGCGGCCGCCGCCGCCGCGGATGTGCTGTGGTGTGACGGACTGGCGGTGGGCAGCCCGACGAACATGGGAATCCTGTCGTGGCAGATGAAGCGCTTCTGGGATGAAACGATGGGGGAGCACTGGATGGCTGTGGACGGCAAGATTGCCTGTGCCTTCAGCAGCGCTGGCGGCTGGGGTGGAGGGATGGAGTTGGCCTGCCAGTCCCTGCTGACGGTCCTGATGAATTTCGGCTTTCTGGTGTTCGGGGTGACGGATTATTCGGGACGTCACATGACCCTTCATTACGGTGCCGTTGCGGCGAAGGAGCCCCGCGAGGAGGAGACCCGCGAGTCCTGCCGGATCCTCGGCCGGCGCCTCGCCGAATGGACGGCGGCGCTGGTGCATGGGCGCCAGGACCAGCACCCGCTGCGCAAGTCCACCCCGCGCATGCCCCCGGGGTGA